ACACGTGGCTGCTGCCGGACGATTCGCAGGAATCGCGGGCCATGCCCGAGATCGTCGAGCGTTTCGTGTCGGAAATCGTCGTGCACGGCGAACCGGGTGAAAGCTATACGCAAAGCGTAGACTCCCAATCGCTCGCCAGCCAGATGCTGTTCGAAGGCAAGCCGCAACTGCTATCGGTCGATCAGTTCTCGCGCGACTCGGTCGAGGCCCTCTTCCGGGTCGCGGACATCATGCAGCCCATCGCCCGGCGCCGCGAAATCTCCCGCGTGCTGGAAGGCGCGGTGCTCGGCAATCTGTTCTTCGAAGCCAGCACCCGCACGCGCGTGAGTTTCGGCGCGGCGTTCTGCCGGCTCGGCGGTTCCGTCTGTGACACCACGGGTTTTACGTTCTCGTCGATGGCCAAGGGCGAGTCGATCTACGACACGAGCCGCGTGATGAGCGGCTACGTCGACGCGCTGGTGATCCGCCATCCGGAGCAAGGCTCCGTGGCCGAATTCGCGCGCGCCACCAATGTGCCGGTGATCAACGGCGGCGACGGCCCCGGCGAGCACCCGAGCCAGGCGCTGCTCGACCTGTACACGATCCAGCGCGAGTTCTCGCGCCTGGGCAAGATTGTCGACGGCTCGCACATCGCGCTCGTCGGCGACCTCAAATACGGGCGCACGGTGCACTCGCTCGTCAAGCTGCTGGCGCTGTACCGCGGCATCAAGTTCACGCTGATCTCGCCGCCGTCGCTGGAAATGCCGAGCTATATCGTCGAACAGATCTCGCGCAACGATCACGTGATCGAGCAGACCCACGATCTGAACGCGGGCCTGCGCGGCGCCGACGTCGTGTACGCCACGCGCATCCAGAAAGAGCGTTTCGCCGACGAATCGTTCGAAGGCTACACGCCGGACTTCCAGATCAATCAGGCGCTGGTGGACAGCGTGTGCGGGCTCGATACGCTGATCATGCACCCGCTGCCGCGCGACAGCCGCCCTGGCGCGAACGACCTGAGCACCGATCTGAACCACGATTCGCGTCTGGCGATTTTCCGCCAGACCGACAACGGCATTCCGGTCCGGATGGCGATTTTCGCGGTGCTGCTGGGCGTTGAAAAGCTCGTGCAGCACTCGATGCGCGACGCCGCATGGCGTCCGCCGGTGTATCTCGGCCCGGACGATGCGGTGTTTCACGGCATCGATTGATGCTGCCTAGGCACAATCATCGGTAAAGTGAAGGGCCCCGGTTGCCGTTAACTACGCAGGAGGGGCCCTGCGTAACCGGCATTACCTGCGTAAGCGGTACGTGCAAGCTAGTGGGTCACGGCCCCGGCCCAATTCGCCGAACCTACGATGATACGTACCGCTCTCCCTTCGATGTCGATAGACCGACGCTTCGGCATCCAGATGGCTGTCGTCTTCGTTCCGGTGCTGGCGTTGTCCTGCTGGCTGCTCGCCTATGAGTGGTCCACCTACGCGGCGGCCGACGAGGCGCTGCACAGCTTCCAGTCGTACCGCCTCGCCCTGCTCGCCATGGAGAAGGTCTCCGCAGAGCGGGGACCGAGCAATGGGGTGCTAGGCGAGGATCTGCCGATTCCAGCGGCACGCATGGCCGCGCTACAGAAGGCACGCCGCGCCAGCGACATTCAGGTCACCTTGCTGGCCGATTCGCTGCGCCGCAAACATTGCTTGCGCTGCGCCGCCGAGCTCACCATCGTGAGCGACCTGCAGACCGACCTGGCCGCCGCGCGATCGAACGTCGACCGGCTTGCCCGCCTCGCCCGGCCGCAGCGCGACGACCACGCGTTGCAAGGCGCCGTCAACAGCATGATCGCGATCATCCCCGAGTTCATGCCCATCGTGACGATCAATACGGCAACGGCGATCAAGGGCGACCCGAATGCACTCAACTGCATGCTCGTCGGGCGCCTGACCGCGGATCTGCGCGAGCAGGCCGGACAACTGGGCTCGCACTTCACGAGTGCCCTCACCCTGCGCAGACCTCTTACCGGGGACGAACAACTCGGCATCGAACGCACGCGGGGACGCATCGAGCAATTGCGGGCGCTGCTCGACGCCCGAACACCCAGTCTGGCTGCCGCAGATCCGCAAGGGCTCGCCCGCATGACCGACCAGTACTTCGGCAACGGTCTGGGCTACGTCGCCAGTGTGCGCGCGCTCGCCGCCCGGCCGGGCGGCGCGGGCATTTCCACCGCTCAGTTTGCGCAGCAGTACGTCCCCACCATGCAGGCGATTACCGGCTTTCGCGACAATGTGATCGCGCTGGCCCACGACGAACTGAGCCACAACCGCAGCGATGCATTGCTGGTACTCATCGGCACCGGTTTCGCCGAGGTTCTGCTGCTCGCGTTGCTGATTACGATTGCCGTGGGTTTCAGGCGTCACGTCATCGGCCCGTTCGTCAAGGCGACCCGCATCATTGATGCGTTGGCGCGCGACGATCTGACCGCGGACATCCCGCGGGTGTCCGGCCGCCGGGAAATCCGCGGCATGTTCGATGCCATGCGCGTTCTCAAGAAAAGCAGCGCCGAACGTATCCGCCTCGAGCAGGAACGCATGTATCTGATTGCGGAGCTGGCCAACCTCGCACAAACCGATCCGTTGACACATCTCCTCAACCGCCGTGCTTTCGAAAACCATGCTCGCGCATTGTTCGAGGAAGTCAGGAGTTCCAGGCAGCAGGTCGCACTCGTCATGTTCGACGTCGATCATTTCAAGCGAATCAACGACACGTATGGCCATACCGTCGGAGATGACGCGTTGCGGATAATCGCTAGCCTCTGCCGCGAGCATTGGCAGGACTCCGATAT
The sequence above is drawn from the Paraburkholderia phenazinium genome and encodes:
- a CDS encoding aspartate carbamoyltransferase, whose product is MSVPQQAFLRDAMRRMNMTRDTFASRIGVSRRALDTWLLPDDSQESRAMPEIVERFVSEIVVHGEPGESYTQSVDSQSLASQMLFEGKPQLLSVDQFSRDSVEALFRVADIMQPIARRREISRVLEGAVLGNLFFEASTRTRVSFGAAFCRLGGSVCDTTGFTFSSMAKGESIYDTSRVMSGYVDALVIRHPEQGSVAEFARATNVPVINGGDGPGEHPSQALLDLYTIQREFSRLGKIVDGSHIALVGDLKYGRTVHSLVKLLALYRGIKFTLISPPSLEMPSYIVEQISRNDHVIEQTHDLNAGLRGADVVYATRIQKERFADESFEGYTPDFQINQALVDSVCGLDTLIMHPLPRDSRPGANDLSTDLNHDSRLAIFRQTDNGIPVRMAIFAVLLGVEKLVQHSMRDAAWRPPVYLGPDDAVFHGID
- a CDS encoding GGDEF domain-containing protein, coding for MIRTALPSMSIDRRFGIQMAVVFVPVLALSCWLLAYEWSTYAAADEALHSFQSYRLALLAMEKVSAERGPSNGVLGEDLPIPAARMAALQKARRASDIQVTLLADSLRRKHCLRCAAELTIVSDLQTDLAAARSNVDRLARLARPQRDDHALQGAVNSMIAIIPEFMPIVTINTATAIKGDPNALNCMLVGRLTADLREQAGQLGSHFTSALTLRRPLTGDEQLGIERTRGRIEQLRALLDARTPSLAAADPQGLARMTDQYFGNGLGYVASVRALAARPGGAGISTAQFAQQYVPTMQAITGFRDNVIALAHDELSHNRSDALLVLIGTGFAEVLLLALLITIAVGFRRHVIGPFVKATRIIDALARDDLTADIPRVSGRREIRGMFDAMRVLKKSSAERIRLEQERMYLIAELANLAQTDPLTHLLNRRAFENHARALFEEVRSSRQQVALVMFDVDHFKRINDTYGHTVGDDALRIIASLCREHWQDSDIVARIGGEEFAVLVRVDNAAHVLDLAQRLRKRIAETRVPTGTDTSCSITASFGIAVSADPDESGVTALLKRADQMLYAAKLSGRNCVMIDTGDAMDEAPSAS